The window TTGGAGAAGTCGAGGAAGGCCTCGTGGCCCAGCTTGACGTAGCCTTCCTGCCAGACGCCTGCCGCGTAACGCTGGAATTCGTCATAGCCAGCCAGGTCCTGCGGCGCGATGCGCGCAATTTCGCGGTGGAGCGCGGGCTCGTCATTCGAATAGTCGAAGCTGACGCCATCAGGCCAGTTGAGCCGGTAGAAGGGCATGACCGGCATCAGTGTGACGTCGTCGGCCATGTCCTGTCCCGCACCGATCCACAACTCGCGCAGGCAATCGGGATCGGTGATGACGGTGGGCCCGGCGTCGAAGGTGAAGCCCTCCTTCTCCCAGTAATAGGCCCTCCCGCCCGGCTTGTCGCGCGCTTCGACCAGGGTGGTCTGGACACCGGCGGACTGGAGACGGATCGCCAGGGCAAGGCCGCCAAAGCCCGCCCCGACTACGCAGGCGCGGTTCATGCGCGCTCTCCCAATGGGCTGAGGTCCGCAAGCGGACGCCCTTGGCCTGCAAGAGCGGCGATCGCCGCGCCGACCGGCACCGGCGGCTTCCCGGCCAGCACCCGCGCCATGTCGGCCAGCCGCGACTGACCGGCGTAGAAACGCTCGATCAGCGGCTCGGGAAGCCGGTAGAAACGGGCGAGCATGCGCCAGCGGTCTTCGGGCGCGCCTGCGCCAAACAGCATCGTCGTCAGCATTCGGTAGAAGCGCCCCTCGCGCCAGTGATGTGCGGCCCAGTCATGACAGATCCTTCCTAGGGCCTCCCCGCCGATGTTGTCGAGGCCGGCGAGATGAACGGCAAATCGTACCGCATCGGGAAGGGAGTACGATGTCAAAGGATGCACGAGCGCCGCCCTTGTTCCCGCACGGGCGGGAACGCCCTCGGGATCGGCGTTCCAGAAGGCGGAGAAATCCCCCCGGGCGATCACGGGAAGCGCGCCGGTTTCCTCGTAGAGGACCTCGGCGATGTCCCAGCCCTGCCCGGCGGCATAGCGCGCGATCCGTGCCCGCAGCGCGTCGCGCTCGATCGCCGGGGTGTCGGCGTAATAGGTATCCTCGATGAAGAGCCGGGAGGGGCCGAAGGGCAGGACGTAGACGAAGCGATAGCCGTTCACCTGCTCCACGGTCGCATCCATGACGATGGGACGGGTCAGGCCATGCGGCTGCCTGGTCGTGACCATCTGCCCCAGGAACGTCTGCCAGCCGCCGGCCATGTGCTCGAGCCCCTTCGCCCCGCGCGCATCGAGAACCGCGCCTGCCGTGATCGAGGTCCCGTCCTCCAGCTCCACCCGCTGGGCGCTGGCGCAGGCCACGCGCGCACCGCACAGCAGCGCCTCCTCGCTCAGAGCTTCGCGCAGGCGCGCGTCGAGCCGGTCGCTGGTAATGCTGGCGTAGCGGGTCGAAAGATCACGCGCGTAGCCCGGAAAGCGCACCTCGTACCCCTCCCAGCGCGCCGCGATCAGCGGATCGAGGAGCGCCCGCGCCGCCGGATCGACGTCGGTATCGAAGAACGACCAGACGTGGTCGCCGCCGAAACGCGGGCCCTGTTCGACAAGGCACAGGCGCAGATCGGGACGCGCGCGCGCAAAGGCCAGCGCGGTCAGCCCCCCGGCCAGTCCGCCTCCCAGAATTGCCAGATCACACGTGCGGTCAGCCATTGATAAAGCGCCCAGTACTAGGAGACATACAGTACAACTTGGCAAAGTTGCGACCTTGCGGCATTGTAACACTGATGACAAATGACGAACTGACAGTCGAGGAGGCCTCCGCAAAGGATGCCCAATCGATCACCGAGATCTTTTCGCATTACGTGCTGAAAAGCACCGCGACATTCGAAACCGAGCCGCCCGGCTGCGACGCGGTTCGTCAACGCATCGCCGACCTGACCCAGTCCGGTTACCCTTATCTGGTTTCGCGCGACGCGAACGGCAAGGTCCTCGGCTTCGGTTATGCCCAGCGCTATGGCCCTCGCGTGGGCTATCGTTACAGCGTGGAAACAACGGTCTATGTCCGCCCGGACTGTGTCCGGCGCGGCATCGGCTCGGCCCTTATCAAGGCCCTCATCGACGAATGCGAAGCGCGCGGGTTCCGCCAGGCCTTCGCGGTCATCGCCTCGTCCGAACCCGCCTCGGTGATCCTTCATGCACGTGCAGGCTACCGGCCGGTCGGAACGCTCGAAGGCGCTGGCTGGAAGCACGAACAGTGGATCGATGTCTTTCTCATGCAGCGCAAGCTGGGCGAAGGAAACGACACCCTGCCCGAACCTGCCCTCCCCGAAGGCTAAGGGCGCCCCGCTCGCGAAGGCATCCCGCCGGACCCGAGAAAATCTCTGGAAACGTATAGGCTTCTCACACGTTGGAGCCCGTACGCATTTCAATCGGGGAGCCCCATGCACAAGACGATACAGGCCGCGTTGCTGGCCGCCAGCACGCTGGCCGCCGCCACGGCCAGCCCGGCCGCCTTCGCCCAGGACACATCGACGCAGATGGACGAGCCTGGCCGCAACGTGTTCGAGGGCGATTCCTTCACGATCGGCGCGGGCGCTGTCGCCACGCCCGACTACAGCGGCTCCGACGACTATGTCATCGCGCCAATCCCCGCGATCCGAGGCCGGATCAAGGGCGTGACGATCAACACCCGCGCCGGTGGCGCCGCCATCGACTTCATCCCGGACAAGCGGGGCGCCAAGATCGACTTTGCGCTGGGCCCCGTCGCCACGGTGTCCTTCAACCGGACCCGGAAGGTAAAGGACCCGGTCGTAGCCGCCGCCGGAAGGCTCAAGATGCCGGTCGAGGTCGGCGTGAGCGCCGGTTTCACGGTCAACCGCGTGCTGCATGACTATGACTGGATGAACTTCAACACCGACATCAAATGGGATGTTGCGGGCGCGCATGACGGGATGACGGTGTCGCCGTCGGTCAGCTACAACACCCCCCTCAGCAAAAGCCTGCTGGTCACCGTGCTCGCCTATGCCCGCCACGTGGACGACAATTTCGGCGACTACAACTACTCGGTCTCCCCGGCACAGAGCGAGGCAAGCGGCCTGCCCCAGTACACCGGGAAGAGCGGCTGGGACCGGGCAGGCGTGGGCACACTGGTCGCCTGGGACCTTTCCGGAGACCTGCGCGACGGCGGCTTCTCGCTCATCGGCGTGGCGACCTACACCCGCCTGCTCGGCGATGGGAAGGACACGCCCTATACCTCGCTGCGCGGCTCGGCCGACCAGTTCATGGGTGGCCTCGGGATCGCCTACACCTTCTGATCCAGCGCCGCCCGTATCCGGCCGCGCAGATCGGGCAGAAGCTCGCCTGCGAACCAGGGGTTGCGCCCCATCCACAGGCGGCTGCGCCAGGCCGGGTGCGGCAAGGGCAGAAATCCCGGAGGAGCCTCGTGCCAGCGCGCGACGGCCTGCGTCATGGTGGGGGCAAAGCCGCGCGGCAGATAGCGTTTCTGCGCGTGGAGCCCCACCAGGAGGGTCAGGCGCACCTGCGGGAGCTCGGCCCGCAAGGCGTCGTGCCACAAAGGGGCGCACTCGGGACGGGGCGGAAGGTCGCCCCCCTCGCCCTTGCCCGGATAGCAGAAGCCGCTGGGCATGTGCGCGACGCGTTCTGGATCGTAGAAATCCTCGGCGCAAAGCCCGGTCCAGTCGCGCAGCCGATCCCCGCTGTCATCGTCCCAGGCCCGCCCGCTGGCGTGAACCTTGCTCCCGGGAGCCTGGCCAATGACAAGGATCCGGGCGGACTGCCCTGCCTGGACAACCGGGCGCGGCTCATGGGGCAGAGCGTGCGCGCAGGCCCGGCACGCCGCGATGCGCGCAAGAAGTGCGTCAAGACCCTCGGACTTGCGGGTTCTATCGTTCGACGTGCTCATGCGGCCCCGAGGTGGCGTCCTTGCGCCTGCGGGACAAGAGGCATCGCCGCAGCCCTTGCGCCATTTGCACCGCACAGGGAGCCTCGCGCTGGCTCATGCGTTGGGAAAGCAAAGCCTCTTCAAGGAGTTTTGCCCCATGCTCAAGTACATAATCCTGATCCTGCTCGCGCTCTGGCTGCTGGGCTTTGTCGTCTTCAAGGTTGCCGGCGCGCTGATCCACGTGCTGTTGTTCGTGGCCATCGTGATCGGTCTCTACCAGCTGTTCTTCGCCAAGCGCGGCAAACTCTAGAACCGCGTGATCCGCCCCCTCAGCCGCCGTGCGGCGGCTGCTTGGGGGGCTGGTTCTGGCGGTAGTACTCGGGCGGATTCACGCGGCGGAACAGCGTGCCCCGCTCCGAATAGAGGATCAGCACCAGCGAGAGGCTGCCCATGATCGCCATGCCCGCCGTGATCGGCACTGCGCTGCCATCAAACGCCAAGCCGATTGCCGCACCGATCACCGAGCCCAGCACCATACGTACGAACGACATGACCGAGGCCGCCGCGCCAGCGATGCGGCCAAAGGGCTGAAGCGAAATGGCCTGGAAGTTCGCCGCGATGAAGCTGAGCATGCACATCGAGACAGTCATCAACGGCACGAAGGTCCACAAGTCCTCGTTGCCGCGCAAGGCAACGATCATGTGAATGATACCCGTCACGATGAAGACGATGAGCGCGCTATGCGACACGCGCCGCGCGCCGAAGGCCACGACGATGCGCGCGTTGATGAAGTTGGTGCCCGCCATGATCATCGCCATCATGCCGAACAGGATGGGGAACATCTCGCCCGCGCCCAGCGTCTCACCCACCAGCTGCTGCGCGCTGTTGAGATAGCCGAAGAGCCCCGCCTGGACGAGCGCGCCGCCCAGGAAATAGCCGATGGCCGCACGCTCGGTGAGCGCGAGGCGCATGTTGCCCGCGATCACGCGCGGACGAATTTCCTGCCGGTTCTCCGGCTCCAGCGTCTCGGGAAGACGCAGGCTTGCCCAGATGAAGACGACCACACCCATCGCGCAGGTCACCCCGAAGATCCAGCGCCAGCTGGCCACCAGCATGATCGCCTGGCCGACCATCGGCGCGATCATCGGCACCACCATGAAGGTCGTGGCGATCAGTGACTGGGTGCGCGCCATGGCATCGCCCTCGTAGCGGTCGCGCAGGATCGTCATGGGCATGACCATCATCGCCGAGGTCAGGAGCCCTGCGATACCACGTGCGATCAGCAACAGCTCGAAACTGCCCGCAACCGCACACACGAAAGTCATCAGGAAATTGCCCGCGATTGCAAAAAGAGCAACGCGGCGACGCCCGAACCGGTCCGCCAGGGCGCCGGGAAACAGCGACCCGATCCCTGCGCAGGTCATGAACACCCCGATGATCAGCTGGCGCTGGTTCGGGTCGGGCACGCCCAGATCCTCCGAAATCAGCCCCAGCGCCGGCAACATGATGTCGATCGAAAGCGCCATGAGCGCCTGCATCGAGGCCATCAGGCCGACGAATTCGGCCTGCCCCATGGGGAAGGAATCCTTGGAAGTGTGAGCACCGGTCATGCCGCGCGCATGCCGCAGTTGCGAAATTTAGGCCAGCAGATTCGCATCCGACCCGCTACATTTCACAAGGACATGCCTATATGTGGCGGATGGTTTCGCCAGGCGAGCACGACGAGGACGAGGCCGACGGCCTGCGCAAGATCATCCATGTCGACATGGATGCCTTCTTCGCCAGCGTCGAGCAGCGCGACGATCCCGAGATCCGCGGGAAACCGGTGGCCGTGGGTGGTTCGTCGGGTCGCGGCGTGGTGGCCGCGGCCAGTTACGAGGCGCGCACCTTCGGGGTGCGCTCGGCCATGCCCTCCTCGCGCGCGCTGCGCCTGTGCCCGGACCTCATCTTCCGCAAGGCCCGCTTCGATGTCTACCGCGCGGTCAGCCAGCAGATCCGCGCGATCTTCCTCGACTACACCCCCCACGTCGAGCCGCTCTCGCTCGACGAGGCCTATCTCGACGTCACCGAGGACCGCAAGGGACTGGGCTCGGCCACGCGCATCGCCGAGCAGATCCGCGCCCGGATCAAGGCCGACACCGGGCTCACCGCCAGCGCCGGGGTCTCCTACAACAAGTTCCTCGCCAAACTCGCCAGCGACCAGAACAAGCCCGATGGCCTGTGCGTGATCCGCCCCGGACAGGGCGCGGCTTTCGTCGCCTCGCTGCCGGTGAGGCGTTTCCACGGGGTCGGCCCGCGCGGCGCGGAGAAGATGGCGAGGCTCGGCATCGAGACGGGCGCGGACCTTGCCGCCAAGGACCTTGCCTTCCTGCGCGCGCATTTCGGCAGCTTTGCCGAATACCTCTTCCGGGCCGCGCGCGGCGTGGACCTGCGCCAGGTGCGCGCCGACCGACCGCGCAAATCGGTAGGAGGGGAGCGCACCTTTGCCGAGAACATCGAGAACGCAGTGGCTCTGCGCGAAACGCTGGACGCCATCATCGAGACTGTGTGGGAGCGGATCGAGCGCGCCCAGACACGTGGGCGCACGGTGACATTGAAGCTGCGCTATGCCGATTTCACGACGCTGACCCGCGCCCGTTCGGTCCACCACTGGGTCGCCGACAAGGCCGAATTCGCCACACTCGGCCATGCGCTGCTGGCCGAACTCCTGCCCCTGCCCCAGCCGATCCGGCTGATGGGCCTCACCCTCTCCGCGCTGGAACAGGACGAGAAGACGGTGAAAGCCAAAGCCGAGAAAGACGGGCAGCTATCCCTTCTGTGACACGCCCTGCGGCGCATATTCCTCCAGGTACCACTGGGTAAAGGCGGCGACGCCCTTCGCCAGGTCGGTCTGCGGCACATAGCCCGTCAGCGCGTCCAGCAAGGCGGGATCGGCATACGTCTGCGGCACGTCTCCGGGCTGCATGTCCATCATGTTGAGCCTGGCCTCGCGCCCGAGACAGCGCTCGATGGTCGAGATGAAGTCCATGAGCGCGATCGGCTGGCCACCCCCCACGTTGACCACCCGGTAGGGCCCGATGGGTGAGAGCGTATCGACAAGGCCCGGCCTCTCCACCGGATGTCCGGCGACGGGCGGCACCTCGGAAAGGCGTGTGATGCCCTCCACCAGATCATCGATATAGGTGAAGTCGCGGGCCATCTTGCCCTGACCGTAGACGTCGATGGGCGTATCCTGCAGCATCGCGCGCACGAACTTGAAGAGCGCCATGTCCGGCCGCCCCCAGGGTCCGTAGACCGTGAAGAAGCGAAACGCCGTCGTCGGGATCCCGTAGAGGTGGGCATAGCTGTGCGCCATCGCCTCCATGCCCTTCTTGGTCGCCGCATAGAGGCTGACCGGTTCGTCCGCCTTGTCCGCTTCGCGAAAGGGGATCGCCTCGTTGGCCCCATAGACCGACGAGGTCGAAGCCAGCATGAGGTGCTGCGGGCGCTGGCGGCGACACATCTCCAGGATCGACCACGAACCCTTGAGATTGCTGTCAATATAGGTTTCGGGCGCCTCGATCGAATAGCGTACGCCCGCCTGTGCGGCGAGGTGGATGACCACATCGGGTGCGGCCTCGGCAAAGGCCGCCTCGACCGCGGCGAAGTCCTCCAGCCGCCCCTTGATGAACCGGAAATTCTCAGCTCGCTCCAGAAGCGCGGTGCGCCGCTCCTTGAGCGTGACGTCGTAGTAGTCGGTCATGGCGTCGAAGCCGGTGACGACGTGCCCCTCGCCCAGCAGCCGCTGCGCCAGATGGTAGCCGATAAAGCCTGCCGTGCCGGTAATCAGGAAACGCATATTCACCCCCAGAGCCACGCGCATGTCGGGTCCCATGCACGAGAGTATCCTTACCCTTCCACATGGGGAGACTGCATCCAGAATACACGCTTACTACTTTTTTACCCGCGCTCATCCTCCTGCGCCCAGGAACGTATCCGCGTGGCCAGTCCCCGGGGCATGGCCTCGGGAAGCCGGTCCAGGGCAAAAAAGCGCGCCTCCACGATCTCGCGCGCGTCCGGGACCGGATGGTCGGTAGTGGTGCCCAGAACGATGTGCACCCGGTTGGTCGCGCCGTGCAGGTTCTCCTGCGTGACGACGTGATGGCGCGCCGCCTCCAGGTGGCACGCCGTCTCTTCGTGCAGCTCGCGGCGGGCAGCTTCCAGCACGTCTTCCCTCGGCGTCACGCCCCCACCCGGCGGCATCCACGCATCCGAGCCATAGCTGTGCCGAACCAGCAGGACCGCACCGGTCGGATCAAAGGCAAGCACCCGCACGCCCTCGACAACCGGGCGTCGCACTTTCCAGATCAGGCGACGCACCGCATGCGCCCCGCGCAGTCCCAAACGGTGAAGCGGCGCGGGCAGCGCCTGTGCCAGCGATGTCAGCAGAAGCATGTCACCCGGCGCGGGAACGCCGAGAGGAAGCGCGCCACGGGCAGATCGTTCTCGCCCGCACGGGCGGCATCGAAGACAAGGCGCTTGTCCGCGCCGCGGATCACGAACATCACCTCGTCCGAAGCCACGAGCGAGGGAATGGTCAGGCTCACCCGGTCGAACGGCGCTTCGGGCGGCAGCGGATCGGGGGTCAGTCGGCGCACCGGCGAAGGATCGTCGACCTGCGGGTCGGTGTTGGGAAAGAGCGAGGCGATATGGCCGTCGCCGCCCATGCCCAGCCAGGCAAGCGCGAAATGCGGCGGACGCGCGGTCTCGGTCAGCGGCACGATCTTCGCGCCGACAGGTTCGAGCAGCGCGCGGATCTTGCCCACGTTGCTGGCGGCATGGTCCTCGGCCACGATGCGATCATCGCCCGGCCAGACGCTGATGCGGGGCCAAGGCAAGTCCGACTGGGCCAGGATCTCGAAGATCGGGAACGGCGTCGACCCCCCCGGAACCGTGATCGCAACCTCGGCCGAAACGGCCAGCGCGGCGTGGAGACGTTCCGCTACGAAGGCGGCAATCGCGCCGTTCTCGGCGCCGGCGATGATTTCGATCTGCGACATGGACGAGGGTCTATCACCTGACGTTCGTGCTGCAAGACCAATGTGTGCCCGGGACACAGAACGCGCAGGGCCCGGAAAACACCACGTGCTTTCCGGGCCCTGTGACATCACTGCGAGGCGCCTAGGGCAGCCTGCGCGGTGTTGTCAGGTTCAGGCGAGGATCTCGCGCAGGAACCAGGCGCGTTCCTCGGCCTGATCGGTCCAGTCATCAACGATGCCATCGGTGGCGTTATCGCCCGCTTCGCCGGCCGCCGCCTTCACCTCGCGCAGACGCGCGACGTAGGAAAGGTTGTCTTCCATCAGTTCCTTGACCATCGCCATGGCGTCGATCGAGGTGGCGTCCTGCGGGGCGATCTTGGTCTTGGCGACGATCGAATCCGGGCTCGTCAGCGTGGTGCCGCCCTGCTTGCGCACGCGCTCGGCGATATCATCGATAAGGGCCTGGACCTGGCCAGCCTGCTCGTCGAACAGCAGGTGCAGGTCGCGGAACTGCGGGCCCTTCACGTGCCAGTGGAAGTTCTTGGTCTTGATGTAGAGCGCAAACGTGTCCGCGAGAAGCCCGTTCAGGCTGTCGATCAGCGCACCGTGTGCATTGTCGTTGTTCGCCATTGAAAAACCCTCCTAACTGTCATGCTGCCAACGTCCGGCAGCTTCGATATATGATAGGAAACTCAGATTATAAGGGTTTGTTCAATCGGAATTGGCGATTACAGAATACGCATTTGCACAATAAGCAGATAGAGCGCGGCCAGCAGCAGCGCCCCGCCCGCACCTCGCCGCACGAGGCGCCAGCGCGGTCGCGATGCCTCCTGCGGAAACGCCCAGGCAAAACCGAGGAGGACCGCACCTCCCAGGAATCCGGCAAGCCCCGACACCACCGGAGCGGCCATGCCCACGCCAAGACCGAAGATCACGAAACGCGCCGCATCGCCGATCTGGTGCGCCAGCAGCACCAGCCCCAGTGCGCCCAACGAATGGGTCGGCTCCTTCCAGGCGCGCACAGGCCCGAGAAGAAGCGACTCCGCGCCTGCGAGGCCCAGCGCTATCGCTGCGAAGATCATCCGCGCGGGCGGTGGCAGGCTTTCCAGCAGTGTGTGCGCGGCAAAGGCCGCGAGCCCCGCGCAGGCCAGCGAGGTCGCCAGCGCCATGACCAGGATCGCCGGTCGCCGCTGCTGCCGTAATGACAGCGTGGCGACCACGCCCTGATCGCGCGCGCCGATGCCCGACAGCAGGACGGCCAGCAGGGTCAGGTAGAAGGCGGGCACGTCATTCGGCTCCCGCGCGCGCGCTCACCTGCCCTGCTCCGGCAAGCTCAGGCGGACTTCTGGCAAGCGATGATCGCGGTCACCACATTGATGGTGTCCGCCGGATCGCGCACGCACACGGTGTCGAGGCCCATGGCCTTGGCCGGATAGTCGTTGCCGCCCGGGAAGATCGCATCGCCGATGAAGAGCATCTTGTCCTCGGCCACGCCCGAATGCTCGGCGAGGCGCTTAAGGCCCCAGGCCTTGTCGACACCCGGCTGGGTGATGTCGACCGAGGTCGCCCCGCCCAGGTTCACCGACACGCCAGGGAGACGCTTCACCAGGTCCGCCTGGATCACCTTGCGCTTGGCAAAGTCCGGGTCCCACACTTCCTTGGCCTCGAGCGGGGCCTGCTGGCCGAGCGCCGAGAAGGTGATCTGGCTGCCACGGTCCTCGATCCGCTCGCCCCAGGTCTGCTCGGGCACGAAGCCGGTGGCTTCAAGCGCGGCGTCGAAGGCCTCCAGGATCTCGGCCTTCTGCGCCTCGGTGAAGAGTTCGGCATAGACCGGCGTCCAGGCGCCATCGCGGTGCACGAAAAGCTTCGCGCCGCTGGTCGGCATCATCCACAGGCGCGAAAGGTCCGCATGCGCAGGCATGCGCGAGGCGACCTGCTTCTGGAACTGCGGCCAGTCCCCGCCCGAGATCACGGCCACTTGCGCGACCTCCAGCAGGCCAGCGAGAAGTTCGGCCATCTCGTCGGTCAGAGGCTGCTTGCTCAGCGCCAGCGTACCATCGAGATCGAACGCAACAATTTCCTTCATTCCCAGCCTCTAGCCTTCCATTTTCATGTTCATGTGGTCGCCCCGCGCGACGCCCATCCAGAGCGGTGCGTGCCTCAGCTGGCGCGGGCGAGCAGGCAGACGCCTGCCGGATCGAATTCAATGGTCGCCAGGCTCGGCGCCAGGGCGCACCCGCCGGGTGCCACGCCCTCGCCGTTGACGCCGACTTCGCCCTCGCGCGGGATCACCAGGAGTGCCCCCGGATAGTGCGCCGCTACCTCTGCAGCCGGCGATCCCGCGATC is drawn from Novosphingobium decolorationis and contains these coding sequences:
- the crtY gene encoding lycopene beta-cyclase CrtY, with the protein product MADRTCDLAILGGGLAGGLTALAFARARPDLRLCLVEQGPRFGGDHVWSFFDTDVDPAARALLDPLIAARWEGYEVRFPGYARDLSTRYASITSDRLDARLREALSEEALLCGARVACASAQRVELEDGTSITAGAVLDARGAKGLEHMAGGWQTFLGQMVTTRQPHGLTRPIVMDATVEQVNGYRFVYVLPFGPSRLFIEDTYYADTPAIERDALRARIARYAAGQGWDIAEVLYEETGALPVIARGDFSAFWNADPEGVPARAGTRAALVHPLTSYSLPDAVRFAVHLAGLDNIGGEALGRICHDWAAHHWREGRFYRMLTTMLFGAGAPEDRWRMLARFYRLPEPLIERFYAGQSRLADMARVLAGKPPVPVGAAIAALAGQGRPLADLSPLGERA
- a CDS encoding GNAT family N-acetyltransferase, with amino-acid sequence MTNDELTVEEASAKDAQSITEIFSHYVLKSTATFETEPPGCDAVRQRIADLTQSGYPYLVSRDANGKVLGFGYAQRYGPRVGYRYSVETTVYVRPDCVRRGIGSALIKALIDECEARGFRQAFAVIASSEPASVILHARAGYRPVGTLEGAGWKHEQWIDVFLMQRKLGEGNDTLPEPALPEG
- a CDS encoding MipA/OmpV family protein — protein: MHKTIQAALLAASTLAAATASPAAFAQDTSTQMDEPGRNVFEGDSFTIGAGAVATPDYSGSDDYVIAPIPAIRGRIKGVTINTRAGGAAIDFIPDKRGAKIDFALGPVATVSFNRTRKVKDPVVAAAGRLKMPVEVGVSAGFTVNRVLHDYDWMNFNTDIKWDVAGAHDGMTVSPSVSYNTPLSKSLLVTVLAYARHVDDNFGDYNYSVSPAQSEASGLPQYTGKSGWDRAGVGTLVAWDLSGDLRDGGFSLIGVATYTRLLGDGKDTPYTSLRGSADQFMGGLGIAYTF
- a CDS encoding uracil-DNA glycosylase family protein — its product is MSTSNDRTRKSEGLDALLARIAACRACAHALPHEPRPVVQAGQSARILVIGQAPGSKVHASGRAWDDDSGDRLRDWTGLCAEDFYDPERVAHMPSGFCYPGKGEGGDLPPRPECAPLWHDALRAELPQVRLTLLVGLHAQKRYLPRGFAPTMTQAVARWHEAPPGFLPLPHPAWRSRLWMGRNPWFAGELLPDLRGRIRAALDQKV
- a CDS encoding lmo0937 family membrane protein — its product is MLKYIILILLALWLLGFVVFKVAGALIHVLLFVAIVIGLYQLFFAKRGKL
- a CDS encoding multidrug effflux MFS transporter produces the protein MGQAEFVGLMASMQALMALSIDIMLPALGLISEDLGVPDPNQRQLIIGVFMTCAGIGSLFPGALADRFGRRRVALFAIAGNFLMTFVCAVAGSFELLLIARGIAGLLTSAMMVMPMTILRDRYEGDAMARTQSLIATTFMVVPMIAPMVGQAIMLVASWRWIFGVTCAMGVVVFIWASLRLPETLEPENRQEIRPRVIAGNMRLALTERAAIGYFLGGALVQAGLFGYLNSAQQLVGETLGAGEMFPILFGMMAMIMAGTNFINARIVVAFGARRVSHSALIVFIVTGIIHMIVALRGNEDLWTFVPLMTVSMCMLSFIAANFQAISLQPFGRIAGAAASVMSFVRMVLGSVIGAAIGLAFDGSAVPITAGMAIMGSLSLVLILYSERGTLFRRVNPPEYYRQNQPPKQPPHGG
- the dinB gene encoding DNA polymerase IV, with amino-acid sequence MVSPGEHDEDEADGLRKIIHVDMDAFFASVEQRDDPEIRGKPVAVGGSSGRGVVAAASYEARTFGVRSAMPSSRALRLCPDLIFRKARFDVYRAVSQQIRAIFLDYTPHVEPLSLDEAYLDVTEDRKGLGSATRIAEQIRARIKADTGLTASAGVSYNKFLAKLASDQNKPDGLCVIRPGQGAAFVASLPVRRFHGVGPRGAEKMARLGIETGADLAAKDLAFLRAHFGSFAEYLFRAARGVDLRQVRADRPRKSVGGERTFAENIENAVALRETLDAIIETVWERIERAQTRGRTVTLKLRYADFTTLTRARSVHHWVADKAEFATLGHALLAELLPLPQPIRLMGLTLSALEQDEKTVKAKAEKDGQLSLL
- a CDS encoding NAD-dependent epimerase/dehydratase family protein, which encodes MGPDMRVALGVNMRFLITGTAGFIGYHLAQRLLGEGHVVTGFDAMTDYYDVTLKERRTALLERAENFRFIKGRLEDFAAVEAAFAEAAPDVVIHLAAQAGVRYSIEAPETYIDSNLKGSWSILEMCRRQRPQHLMLASTSSVYGANEAIPFREADKADEPVSLYAATKKGMEAMAHSYAHLYGIPTTAFRFFTVYGPWGRPDMALFKFVRAMLQDTPIDVYGQGKMARDFTYIDDLVEGITRLSEVPPVAGHPVERPGLVDTLSPIGPYRVVNVGGGQPIALMDFISTIERCLGREARLNMMDMQPGDVPQTYADPALLDALTGYVPQTDLAKGVAAFTQWYLEEYAPQGVSQKG
- a CDS encoding NUDIX domain-containing protein, whose translation is MLLLTSLAQALPAPLHRLGLRGAHAVRRLIWKVRRPVVEGVRVLAFDPTGAVLLVRHSYGSDAWMPPGGGVTPREDVLEAARRELHEETACHLEAARHHVVTQENLHGATNRVHIVLGTTTDHPVPDAREIVEARFFALDRLPEAMPRGLATRIRSWAQEDERG
- a CDS encoding 6-phosphogluconolactonase, whose product is MSQIEIIAGAENGAIAAFVAERLHAALAVSAEVAITVPGGSTPFPIFEILAQSDLPWPRISVWPGDDRIVAEDHAASNVGKIRALLEPVGAKIVPLTETARPPHFALAWLGMGGDGHIASLFPNTDPQVDDPSPVRRLTPDPLPPEAPFDRVSLTIPSLVASDEVMFVIRGADKRLVFDAARAGENDLPVARFLSAFPRRVTCFC
- a CDS encoding Dps family protein — its product is MANNDNAHGALIDSLNGLLADTFALYIKTKNFHWHVKGPQFRDLHLLFDEQAGQVQALIDDIAERVRKQGGTTLTSPDSIVAKTKIAPQDATSIDAMAMVKELMEDNLSYVARLREVKAAAGEAGDNATDGIVDDWTDQAEERAWFLREILA
- a CDS encoding HAD-IIB family hydrolase — protein: MKEIVAFDLDGTLALSKQPLTDEMAELLAGLLEVAQVAVISGGDWPQFQKQVASRMPAHADLSRLWMMPTSGAKLFVHRDGAWTPVYAELFTEAQKAEILEAFDAALEATGFVPEQTWGERIEDRGSQITFSALGQQAPLEAKEVWDPDFAKRKVIQADLVKRLPGVSVNLGGATSVDITQPGVDKAWGLKRLAEHSGVAEDKMLFIGDAIFPGGNDYPAKAMGLDTVCVRDPADTINVVTAIIACQKSA